A part of Halobacillus shinanisalinarum genomic DNA contains:
- a CDS encoding DNA alkylation repair protein, whose translation MNRSGIIKDSIVKELSANRDTTQNEAMEKYMKNKFPFYGIKTPDRSKLVKQWLKSFTPMVFSERAEAANLLFQEEERECHYAALALLDIESKQPPEEAIDVYKELLTTKPWWDTVDSISSNLCGRYLLHYNKKLQQITVDWSNSDHMWVRRASLLNQLSFKEKTNEQLLFPAIGKLKHEKEFFIEKAIGWSLREYSKTAPQAVISFIESTELRPLSKREGLKWMKNKGIYPA comes from the coding sequence ATGAATCGTAGTGGTATTATAAAAGACTCGATTGTAAAAGAATTAAGTGCAAACAGAGATACTACGCAGAATGAAGCGATGGAAAAATACATGAAAAACAAATTTCCCTTTTATGGAATCAAAACGCCTGACCGCTCAAAGCTAGTGAAGCAATGGTTAAAGTCATTTACGCCTATGGTATTTTCAGAGCGTGCAGAAGCGGCTAATTTACTTTTTCAAGAAGAGGAAAGAGAGTGCCATTATGCGGCACTAGCATTGTTAGATATAGAGTCCAAACAACCACCTGAGGAAGCTATTGATGTATATAAAGAGTTACTAACTACTAAGCCGTGGTGGGATACCGTAGATTCAATCTCTTCAAACCTATGTGGCAGGTACCTACTTCATTATAATAAAAAATTGCAGCAGATCACTGTAGATTGGTCAAACTCCGATCACATGTGGGTGCGAAGAGCAAGTTTGCTCAATCAGTTGTCGTTTAAAGAGAAGACAAATGAACAACTGTTATTTCCGGCGATTGGGAAATTGAAGCATGAGAAGGAATTTTTTATCGAAAAAGCGATTGGCTGGAGTTTACGGGAGTATAGTAAAACGGCGCCCCAAGCTGTGATATCGTTCATAGAATCTACGGAATTAAGGCCGCTTAGTAAAAGAGAAGGATTAAAATGGATGAAAAATAAAGGGATCTATCCTGCCTGA
- a CDS encoding chemotaxis protein has protein sequence MEKDRGVLLESGTNELEIVEFGIGENRFGINVIKVKEILNPVPVTKIPHSHPAVEGIVDIRRDIVPVVDVAHALGFQASTNPKQDKFILTEFNQTKVVFHVHTVTQIHRISWESIEKPGKMYQGLESGITGVIKKDDDVLLLLDFEKIVSDICPESGLNKGDIHILGKRERSNKKILVVEDSGLLRGLLQETLEEAGYIHTVFCEDGKDAHDHLQAIVAGGREVAEEYQLVITDVEMPRMDGHHLTKLIKEDKKLSILPVIIFSSLITEDLRHKGEKVGADAQISKPEIVELIQFIDQHSL, from the coding sequence ATGGAGAAGGATCGAGGGGTTTTACTGGAAAGTGGTACGAATGAGCTTGAGATAGTTGAATTCGGTATCGGTGAAAACCGTTTTGGGATTAATGTAATTAAGGTAAAGGAAATTTTAAACCCTGTACCTGTAACAAAAATTCCTCATTCACACCCAGCGGTTGAAGGTATTGTCGATATTCGGAGAGATATTGTTCCTGTCGTTGATGTAGCACATGCATTGGGGTTTCAAGCTTCTACAAATCCTAAACAAGACAAATTTATTTTGACGGAGTTTAATCAGACTAAAGTTGTGTTCCACGTACATACAGTAACACAAATTCACCGTATTTCCTGGGAATCCATTGAAAAACCAGGGAAGATGTATCAAGGACTAGAATCCGGAATTACAGGTGTTATTAAAAAAGATGACGATGTGCTACTCCTGCTTGACTTTGAAAAGATCGTCTCAGATATATGTCCAGAATCAGGTTTGAACAAGGGAGACATCCATATCCTTGGTAAACGGGAGCGTTCGAATAAGAAAATTTTAGTGGTAGAAGATTCGGGTTTATTACGTGGCTTGTTACAAGAAACATTGGAGGAAGCGGGCTATATTCATACCGTGTTTTGTGAAGACGGCAAGGATGCTCATGATCATCTTCAAGCTATAGTTGCTGGAGGCAGGGAAGTTGCTGAAGAGTACCAGTTGGTGATTACAGATGTTGAAATGCCCAGGATGGACGGTCACCATTTAACGAAGTTAATAAAGGAAGATAAGAAACTCAGCATTTTACCTGTGATTATCTTTTCTTCACTAATAACCGAAGACCTTAGACATAAAGGTGAAAAGGTTGGAGCTGATGCTCAAATTTCAAAGCCAGAAATTGTTGAACTTATTCAGTTTATCGATCAGCATAGTCTTTGA
- a CDS encoding YkyB family protein — MRENQSSSRELAESLFIVNRHAKTAPEPKHLYEIKKSTITKLLQERKAKKIGLHFSDHPKLSKQHSTLLIEVGGYYFHIPAEKKDFNQLKHLGKIDHSYRNPKPKLSLAKAKRTLYKYLGWDQRKSPASHSLSYRSNSSMLGQQHITPWNQRPKR; from the coding sequence ATGAGAGAAAATCAGTCATCGTCTCGAGAACTCGCCGAATCACTGTTTATTGTTAACCGACATGCGAAAACAGCTCCAGAGCCCAAGCACTTATATGAAATTAAAAAGTCCACGATCACTAAATTACTTCAAGAACGTAAAGCAAAAAAAATCGGTCTGCATTTTTCTGATCATCCTAAACTTAGCAAGCAACATTCTACACTTCTGATTGAAGTTGGCGGTTACTATTTTCATATCCCTGCTGAAAAGAAGGATTTTAACCAATTGAAACACTTAGGAAAGATTGATCACTCATATCGAAACCCCAAACCGAAACTATCTCTGGCCAAAGCCAAACGGACACTTTACAAATATCTAGGATGGGACCAACGTAAGTCCCCCGCTTCTCACTCGCTTTCATACCGCTCCAATTCGTCCATGTTGGGACAACAACATATCACTCCCTGGAACCAGCGTCCAAAGCGCTAA
- a CDS encoding SCO family protein — MKYFTLVNLLLLLLLTACGSPIEENMSRQIEEFTATTQSGEKVNLPEDLKGGYWVADFIFTSCETVCPPMTGNMSRLQQQLKEENMDGVELVSFSVDPKQDTKKKLKEFADAYQPDYEQWSFLTGYTFEEVKELSIKSFQSPLSKMEGSNQVAHGTSFYLVTPEGDVIKRYNGTKAAEMDQIISDLKKLM, encoded by the coding sequence ATGAAATATTTCACATTGGTCAATTTACTACTATTATTGTTGCTTACAGCCTGCGGCTCTCCTATTGAAGAAAATATGTCGCGCCAAATAGAAGAATTTACAGCTACAACACAGAGCGGTGAAAAAGTGAATTTGCCAGAGGATTTAAAAGGGGGGTATTGGGTAGCTGACTTTATTTTCACCAGTTGTGAAACCGTTTGTCCGCCAATGACAGGAAATATGTCTCGCCTCCAACAGCAATTAAAGGAAGAAAATATGGATGGTGTTGAACTTGTCTCCTTTTCCGTTGATCCTAAACAAGACACAAAAAAGAAGCTAAAAGAATTTGCTGATGCTTATCAACCTGATTATGAGCAGTGGAGTTTCCTAACGGGATATACGTTTGAGGAAGTTAAAGAATTGTCAATCAAATCGTTCCAATCCCCTCTTTCCAAAATGGAAGGCTCAAACCAAGTGGCACATGGTACAAGCTTTTATTTAGTCACCCCTGAAGGTGACGTAATCAAGCGTTATAACGGAACTAAAGCAGCAGAAATGGATCAAATCATTTCAGATTTAAAAAAATTAATGTAG
- a CDS encoding metallophosphoesterase, protein MRLTRRSFIKKFLLSGLGLIGMSGGGYYYARNIEPHMLQRQEYTLIHEKIPKSFDGFKVVQFSDTHIGFNYNLEQFKQLIQTINQEEPDLIVFTGDLVDEPHTYRFDQSIPQLLQKLKAPLGKYWIYGNHDHGGYGTETVKAVMEDGGFELLQNSVAMIDNGQDSFSLAGLDDVMLGSPDITATVKQIKGDPFTVLLVHEPDVADQMKNHGIHVQLSGHSHGGQIQLPILGALVTPPYAETYIEGKHTISEQLTLYVNRGIGTTRLPYRFMCRPEYSVFYLNTKT, encoded by the coding sequence ATGAGATTAACGCGACGCAGCTTTATAAAAAAATTCCTACTAAGCGGTCTTGGACTAATTGGAATGAGCGGCGGCGGCTATTACTACGCCCGTAATATTGAGCCCCACATGCTGCAAAGACAGGAATATACCCTTATACATGAGAAAATACCGAAATCATTTGACGGCTTTAAGGTTGTTCAATTTTCCGATACTCATATAGGCTTTAACTATAATCTTGAACAGTTCAAACAATTAATACAGACGATTAACCAGGAGGAGCCTGATCTGATCGTCTTCACCGGGGACCTCGTTGACGAACCTCATACGTACCGATTCGATCAAAGCATTCCGCAATTGCTCCAAAAGCTGAAAGCACCTCTCGGAAAGTATTGGATTTATGGCAATCATGACCACGGTGGCTATGGGACAGAGACGGTGAAGGCCGTCATGGAGGACGGAGGATTTGAGCTACTGCAGAACAGTGTTGCAATGATAGATAATGGACAAGACTCTTTTTCCTTAGCAGGGTTAGATGACGTGATGCTTGGATCACCAGATATCACAGCAACGGTTAAACAGATTAAAGGAGATCCATTTACGGTTTTGCTTGTTCATGAACCTGATGTGGCTGATCAGATGAAAAATCATGGAATCCATGTACAGCTTTCAGGACACAGTCATGGCGGTCAAATTCAATTGCCCATTCTGGGTGCACTTGTCACCCCTCCATATGCAGAAACTTATATTGAGGGAAAACATACGATTAGTGAGCAGTTAACTCTCTATGTAAATAGGGGAATTGGTACAACTCGTCTCCCTTATCGGTTTATGTGCCGTCCCGAATATTCCGTTTTTTATCTCAATACAAAGACTTAA
- the trhA gene encoding PAQR family membrane homeostasis protein TrhA yields the protein METHTFSKREEIANAVTHGVGAILSVAMLVLLIVFASLSGNAWEIVSVTIYGVTMLALYVSSTLVHSFPPGRCKDLFEIFDHSAIYLFIAGTYTPLLLVPLRGTLGWTLFGIVWGIAIFGIIFKIFFVKRFVVLSTVFYVLMGWLIVFAWEPLTMEMQTAGIIFLVFGGILYSLGAIFYVWRAFTYHHMVWHLLVLSGSILHFFTVFFYII from the coding sequence ATGGAGACACACACTTTTTCAAAACGTGAAGAGATTGCTAATGCGGTTACCCATGGGGTTGGGGCGATACTGAGTGTGGCTATGCTCGTTTTATTAATTGTATTTGCAAGCTTAAGTGGAAATGCGTGGGAGATTGTTTCTGTAACAATCTATGGAGTTACGATGCTCGCTTTATATGTCTCCTCGACACTTGTCCATAGTTTCCCGCCGGGTAGATGTAAAGATCTGTTCGAAATCTTTGACCACTCAGCTATTTACTTATTTATAGCAGGAACTTATACCCCCCTTCTGCTTGTCCCATTACGAGGTACACTTGGGTGGACGTTGTTCGGAATTGTCTGGGGAATTGCGATTTTTGGGATCATCTTTAAAATCTTTTTCGTGAAAAGATTCGTTGTATTATCAACAGTTTTTTACGTTCTTATGGGGTGGTTGATCGTTTTTGCCTGGGAACCTCTAACAATGGAAATGCAAACGGCAGGCATCATCTTTTTGGTTTTCGGTGGAATTTTATATTCTTTAGGTGCCATATTTTATGTATGGAGAGCCTTCACTTACCACCATATGGTTTGGCATTTGCTTGTTCTCAGCGGATCCATCCTCCACTTCTTCACAGTGTTTTTCTATATTATCTAA
- a CDS encoding MDR family MFS transporter has product MESVQKPYKKQKRGLVLASIMLAMFLSAIEATIVSTAMPSIVADLGGFSLYSWVFSAYLLTNAATVLLFGRLADIVGRKPIFLIGIILFLAGSTLAALSQTMLFLIAARLIQGLGAGALMPIATTIVGDIYTKEERAKIQGYLSSVWGISAVSGPLLGGFFVDVLSWPYVFWMNIPLGLLAIIGIVLFFKEEGSKEKQAVDLKGSLLVMLAVSLFMFILVEGGVGVSWISWEMAILISLTLFSFVTFLVHERGAASPMMPFQIWRIRSIKYANLTSLTSGMILIGVSSYLPTFVQGVMERSATVAGFTLTTMSIGWPIASTLAGRLILTIGFRTTSILGGVSLIMGGGIFTLLSPERGPVFAAIGSLFIGIGMGLSTTSFIVSIQNAVNWEMRGIATATNMFMRTLGSAVGAALLGGLLNNRIQAALTESGLDHKFSVDSTNLLLNEEGRTQLGEQALHVLKEGLTSGLQFVYIGLLILAIISLFLILRLPRGKQT; this is encoded by the coding sequence ATGGAATCAGTTCAGAAACCTTATAAAAAGCAAAAACGCGGGCTTGTTTTAGCATCGATTATGCTTGCTATGTTTTTGTCAGCTATCGAAGCGACAATTGTATCTACTGCTATGCCCAGCATTGTGGCTGATTTAGGTGGGTTTAGTCTTTATAGCTGGGTGTTTTCCGCCTATTTATTAACCAACGCCGCTACGGTTCTGTTGTTTGGCAGACTGGCTGATATTGTTGGCCGCAAACCAATTTTCTTAATTGGAATCATTTTATTTCTGGCCGGTTCTACTTTGGCCGCTTTGTCGCAAACGATGTTATTTTTAATTGCAGCACGATTAATTCAGGGACTTGGCGCTGGTGCGTTAATGCCGATTGCAACAACGATTGTTGGTGATATTTATACAAAAGAAGAACGTGCTAAAATTCAAGGCTATTTGTCGAGTGTGTGGGGGATCTCAGCTGTCTCAGGCCCGCTCTTAGGTGGTTTCTTTGTTGATGTATTAAGTTGGCCTTATGTATTCTGGATGAATATTCCCCTGGGGCTACTCGCGATCATAGGAATTGTTCTATTTTTTAAAGAAGAGGGCTCTAAAGAGAAACAAGCCGTTGATTTAAAAGGTTCTCTGTTAGTCATGCTTGCTGTCAGTTTATTTATGTTTATTTTAGTTGAAGGCGGCGTCGGTGTATCCTGGATATCATGGGAAATGGCAATACTGATCAGCTTAACCTTATTCAGTTTTGTCACCTTCTTGGTGCATGAACGAGGTGCCGCTTCCCCGATGATGCCTTTCCAAATATGGCGGATACGGTCGATTAAATATGCTAATTTAACTTCTTTAACGTCAGGTATGATCTTAATCGGGGTATCGAGTTATTTACCAACTTTCGTTCAAGGGGTGATGGAAAGATCGGCAACGGTTGCTGGTTTTACTTTAACGACGATGTCAATAGGCTGGCCAATTGCTTCTACACTGGCAGGGAGACTTATATTAACCATTGGATTTAGGACGACTTCTATTCTCGGTGGGGTGTCATTAATCATGGGTGGAGGCATATTTACATTGTTATCACCTGAACGCGGTCCTGTCTTCGCTGCGATTGGGTCGTTATTCATCGGTATTGGTATGGGGCTTTCCACTACATCGTTTATTGTATCAATTCAAAATGCTGTGAACTGGGAGATGCGTGGAATAGCCACAGCTACTAATATGTTTATGAGGACACTAGGAAGCGCCGTGGGAGCGGCCCTTTTAGGTGGATTGCTGAACAATAGAATACAAGCAGCCCTTACTGAATCAGGGTTAGATCATAAGTTTTCCGTTGATTCTACTAATTTGCTATTAAATGAAGAGGGAAGAACACAGTTGGGGGAACAGGCTCTTCATGTACTTAAGGAGGGGCTGACATCTGGCCTGCAGTTCGTTTATATCGGATTGCTGATCCTTGCAATCATAAGCTTATTCCTTATTTTACGATTACCTAGAGGAAAACAAACGTAA
- the dapD gene encoding 2,3,4,5-tetrahydropyridine-2,6-dicarboxylate N-acetyltransferase, with the protein MKQMDANEIISFISNSEKSTPVKVYVKGKGLSDIDFGQDVKDFITGESGVLFGEWKVIEPLLEKYSTQIEDYVLESDRRNSAIPLLDTKKVNARIEPGAVIRDQVEIGDGAIIMIGASINIGSVVGEGTMIDMNVVLGGRATVGKDCHIGAGAVLAGVIEPPSAKPVVIEDEVVIGANAVVLEGVTVGKGSVVAAGAIVTEDVPSNTVVAGTPAKVIKKIDDQTKSKTEIKKELRKLDN; encoded by the coding sequence ATGAAACAAATGGATGCCAATGAGATTATCTCATTTATTTCAAATAGTGAAAAATCCACACCTGTTAAAGTATATGTAAAAGGGAAGGGTCTTTCTGACATTGACTTTGGTCAGGATGTAAAGGACTTTATTACGGGAGAGTCGGGCGTTCTTTTCGGAGAGTGGAAGGTAATTGAACCTCTTCTTGAAAAGTACAGCACACAAATTGAAGACTATGTGCTTGAAAGCGATCGCCGAAATTCAGCGATTCCGCTGCTGGATACAAAGAAGGTTAATGCTCGTATTGAGCCCGGTGCAGTTATCCGCGACCAGGTAGAAATCGGTGACGGGGCGATTATTATGATTGGTGCTTCCATCAACATTGGTTCTGTTGTTGGTGAAGGTACAATGATCGATATGAACGTTGTCCTAGGTGGACGAGCAACGGTAGGAAAAGATTGTCATATCGGTGCTGGGGCCGTGTTAGCTGGTGTGATTGAACCACCTTCTGCAAAGCCTGTTGTTATTGAGGATGAAGTAGTCATCGGCGCGAATGCAGTGGTACTTGAAGGGGTAACAGTCGGAAAAGGTTCTGTTGTTGCTGCAGGTGCAATCGTAACAGAAGACGTGCCATCAAACACGGTTGTGGCTGGAACGCCAGCTAAAGTCATTAAAAAAATCGATGATCAAACAAAATCTAAGACAGAGATTAAGAAAGAACTCAGAAAACTAGATAATTAA
- a CDS encoding N-acetyldiaminopimelate deacetylase — MEEKELIHIRRDLHRIPELGFEEYKTHTYLLEFIKELPQDHLTVETWKTGIFVKVEGRAPKKTIGYRADIDGLPLTEATGYEYASTHEGKMHACGHDFHMTIALAALESLANEPASNHVVFIFQPAEEGPGGAEPMLRSETMKRFKPDCIFALHIAPELPAGVVSSRAGLLFANTSELFIDLTGKGGHAAYPHLTKDMVVAASFLVTQLQQVVARRVDPLDSAVITVGKITGGTVQNIVAEQARLEGTIRTMSPEAMDRVKAEIEKIVEGIEVAHDCSAKIDYGSNYYQVNNHADYVQKFAKLTRDLNVTYQEADAAMTGEDFGYMLKEIPGFMFWLGVDSQSVLHTSRLSPKEEALSIGAKLVAKGLHEL, encoded by the coding sequence TTGGAAGAAAAAGAACTGATTCACATACGCAGGGATCTACACCGCATTCCGGAGCTTGGATTTGAGGAGTATAAAACTCATACCTATTTATTAGAATTTATAAAAGAATTGCCACAGGATCATTTAACTGTGGAAACGTGGAAGACTGGTATATTTGTAAAGGTGGAAGGTAGAGCGCCAAAGAAAACGATAGGGTACCGGGCAGATATTGATGGACTTCCATTAACCGAAGCTACCGGCTATGAGTATGCTTCTACTCACGAAGGCAAAATGCACGCGTGCGGACATGATTTTCATATGACGATAGCTCTTGCTGCCTTAGAATCCTTGGCCAATGAACCTGCGAGCAATCACGTAGTATTTATTTTTCAACCAGCTGAAGAAGGGCCTGGCGGTGCTGAGCCGATGCTTCGTTCTGAGACAATGAAGCGTTTTAAGCCAGATTGTATTTTTGCCCTCCATATTGCTCCAGAGCTTCCTGCTGGTGTTGTCTCTTCAAGAGCGGGCTTGCTTTTTGCTAATACAAGTGAACTGTTTATTGATTTAACAGGGAAAGGCGGACATGCTGCCTACCCGCATCTAACGAAAGATATGGTCGTTGCGGCAAGTTTCCTCGTGACACAACTTCAACAAGTTGTTGCAAGAAGAGTGGATCCGCTCGATAGTGCTGTGATTACAGTTGGAAAAATCACCGGCGGCACGGTACAAAATATTGTTGCTGAACAAGCAAGACTTGAGGGGACAATTCGCACGATGTCACCTGAAGCTATGGATCGAGTGAAAGCTGAAATAGAGAAAATCGTTGAAGGCATTGAGGTAGCACACGATTGTAGCGCAAAGATTGATTATGGCTCAAACTATTATCAAGTAAACAATCATGCTGACTATGTACAGAAGTTTGCTAAGCTGACCAGGGACTTAAATGTTACCTATCAGGAAGCGGATGCAGCGATGACGGGAGAAGATTTTGGTTACATGTTAAAAGAAATTCCAGGTTTTATGTTTTGGCTCGGTGTCGATTCACAATCGGTGCTTCACACTTCACGTTTATCGCCAAAGGAAGAAGCGCTGTCTATCGGCGCAAAACTCGTAGCGAAAGGTCTGCATGAACTCTAA
- a CDS encoding YkuS family protein, which translates to MKKVAIEENLSDIRSALQQKGYDLVTLQNNEDAQDCDCCVISGQDRDVMGMQDAVTNGVVVNAHGRTADEVCQEVDNCFS; encoded by the coding sequence GTGAAAAAAGTAGCGATTGAGGAAAATTTGAGCGATATTCGTTCAGCCCTTCAACAAAAAGGGTATGATCTTGTCACATTACAAAACAACGAGGATGCACAAGACTGTGACTGCTGTGTCATTTCTGGACAGGATCGTGATGTAATGGGGATGCAGGATGCAGTTACAAATGGTGTAGTTGTCAATGCTCACGGTAGGACAGCAGATGAAGTTTGCCAGGAAGTGGATAATTGCTTTTCTTGA
- a CDS encoding mechanosensitive ion channel family protein, with protein MNLFEEGFEFNPSVVVESLITGGLKILIILIAFAILSPLGKKAISVAINRMGKQRKLTEPRTKTLEKISVNLFGYALLFVLIVMLLSAININIGPLLAGAGILGLAIGFGAQGLVSDIVTGFFILLERQIEVDDYVTAAGYDGIVEEVGIRTTKLRGFDGTLHYIPNRNIAGVSNHSRGNMRALVDIGIGYEDNMDEALEVLTKVAEDFAEDPRFKEGPSVLGVQSIGTSDIVIRVLGKTANMEQWGVERDMRKAIKEALDGAGIDIPYPHQVNVDKQKAN; from the coding sequence ATGAATTTGTTCGAAGAAGGATTTGAATTCAATCCTTCTGTGGTTGTCGAGTCGTTAATCACAGGCGGATTGAAAATACTCATTATTTTAATAGCATTCGCGATCCTTAGTCCACTTGGGAAAAAGGCAATTAGTGTTGCTATTAACCGGATGGGTAAGCAGCGTAAGCTCACTGAACCACGTACGAAAACCCTTGAGAAAATTTCTGTAAATCTATTTGGCTACGCATTGCTATTTGTCTTAATCGTTATGTTATTAAGCGCCATCAACATTAATATTGGACCACTTCTTGCTGGAGCAGGTATTTTAGGCCTTGCAATTGGATTTGGTGCACAAGGATTAGTCTCAGATATCGTAACCGGATTTTTCATTTTACTTGAGCGTCAAATTGAAGTGGACGATTATGTGACAGCCGCAGGTTATGATGGCATTGTGGAAGAAGTAGGGATCCGCACAACTAAACTTAGAGGATTTGATGGAACACTTCACTATATACCAAATCGTAATATCGCTGGTGTGAGTAACCATTCACGAGGGAATATGCGCGCACTCGTCGATATTGGTATTGGTTATGAGGACAACATGGATGAAGCGTTGGAGGTTCTTACGAAAGTAGCTGAGGATTTCGCTGAGGACCCTCGCTTTAAAGAGGGACCAAGCGTTCTTGGAGTACAAAGCATTGGAACTTCTGATATCGTCATCCGAGTGCTCGGCAAGACAGCGAACATGGAACAGTGGGGTGTCGAACGTGACATGAGAAAAGCGATTAAAGAAGCGCTGGATGGAGCAGGCATCGACATACCATATCCGCATCAAGTGAACGTTGATAAACAAAAAGCAAATTAA
- a CDS encoding peroxiredoxin, which yields MAERMVAKQAPRFEMDAVLPNKEFGKVSLEENMKNDKWTVLFFYPMDFTFVCPTEITSLSDRFDEFEDLDAEVVGVSTDTIHTHLAWINTSRDDNGLGDLEYSLAADTNHQVAKDYGVLIEEEGVALRGLFIISPEGELQYQVVNHNNIGRDVEETLRVLQALQTGGLCPANWKPGQETL from the coding sequence ATGGCAGAACGCATGGTAGCAAAACAAGCACCTCGCTTCGAAATGGATGCAGTGCTTCCAAACAAAGAATTTGGTAAAGTTTCACTTGAAGAAAATATGAAGAACGATAAATGGACAGTGCTTTTCTTTTATCCAATGGATTTCACTTTCGTGTGCCCAACTGAAATTACTTCTCTATCAGATCGTTTCGACGAATTCGAAGATCTTGATGCAGAGGTAGTTGGTGTTTCCACAGATACGATCCATACGCACTTGGCATGGATCAATACTTCTCGTGATGACAATGGCCTTGGTGATCTTGAGTATTCCTTGGCTGCTGATACAAACCACCAAGTTGCTAAAGATTATGGTGTTCTAATTGAAGAAGAAGGTGTTGCCCTGCGCGGTCTATTCATCATCAGCCCTGAAGGGGAACTTCAGTATCAAGTAGTGAATCATAATAATATCGGCCGTGACGTAGAAGAAACACTTCGCGTCCTTCAAGCGCTGCAAACTGGCGGACTTTGCCCAGCAAACTGGAAGCCAGGTCAAGAAACTCTTTAA
- a CDS encoding TlpA family protein disulfide reductase, giving the protein MRLRTPMPELPEATQWLNSDALTKENLTGDKPTLIHFWSVSCGLCKEAMPSVNEFRDEYSDDLNVVAVHMPRSEKDLDLEQIKEVAEEHGITQPIYVDNKHALTDAFENEYVPAYYVFDEEGNLRHFQAGGGGMKMLRKRVNRVLGVNQK; this is encoded by the coding sequence ATGCGTTTAAGAACACCAATGCCAGAGCTTCCTGAAGCTACACAATGGTTAAACAGTGATGCTTTAACGAAAGAAAACTTAACTGGCGATAAACCGACACTTATTCACTTTTGGTCTGTGAGCTGCGGACTTTGTAAAGAAGCTATGCCAAGTGTGAATGAGTTTAGAGATGAATATAGTGATGATCTAAATGTCGTTGCTGTTCACATGCCACGTTCAGAGAAAGACTTAGACCTTGAACAAATTAAAGAAGTGGCTGAAGAGCATGGGATTACGCAACCTATTTATGTAGATAACAAGCACGCACTAACAGATGCTTTTGAAAATGAATACGTACCAGCTTATTACGTGTTTGATGAAGAGGGCAATCTACGGCACTTCCAAGCAGGCGGAGGCGGCATGAAAATGCTTCGTAAACGTGTGAACCGCGTGCTGGGCGTTAATCAAAAATAA